The proteins below come from a single Cryptococcus neoformans var. neoformans JEC21 chromosome 14 sequence genomic window:
- a CDS encoding expressed protein, with protein MQGLVHYSDDSSPEARAGPSRLRQEGLTASPVVKHGPSSRTRISSGDVFNKVFSAPSADSRPTKRQRQSPLALPLPSTRAQPSSHSLPQNLTHTAQSELPKPERGASNGVKNSILDKAREQGLSDDEILRMVITPAEIEGDEDWGVPPEVDPAECDPKLKAKVEHFLKLKYTQGEHINTRLLSSSAFANPHIYTKLVEFVSIDERATAFPSTGWLTRRGLESTITTYGPAALSAEQKRKEEAVKATQVPGARKEIGFAKGRYSDDGRRRDHHHDREGKEADRHRDRERERYRERGERHKERRRDRR; from the exons ATGCAAG GTCTTGTGCATTACTCTGACGACTCCTCACCAGAGGCACGAGCTGGGCCATCC CGGCTGAGACAAGAAGGATTGACAG CTTCACCGGTAGTAAAACACGGCCCATCATCAAGAACCAGAATCTCTTCGGGAGACGTATTTAACAAGGTCTTCTCAGCGCCGTCCGCGGACTCCAGACCGACCAAACGTCAACGTCAATCACCACTGGCACTACCACTACCATCCACTCGCGCACAGCCATCCAGCCATTCTTTACCCCAAAACCTCACGCATACCGCCCAATCCGAGTTGCCAAAGCCCGAAAGGGGCGCATCAAATGGTGTTAAAAATTCCATTCTGGACAAGGCGCGTGAACAGGGTTtgagtgatgatgaaatcTTGAGAATGGTGATCACCCCGGCGGAAATcgaaggtgatgaagacTGGGGTGTCCCCCCCGAAGTCGATCCGGCGGAGTGTGACCCCAAGCTAAAG GCTAAAGTGGAACATttcctcaagctcaaatATACCCAAGGAGAACATATCAATACTCGGCtcttatcttcttctgcattCGCTAACCCTCATATATATACTAAACTT GTCGAATTTGTCTCCATCGACGAACGAGCCACCGCATTTCCTTCCACCGGCTGGCTCACTCGTCGCGGCCTCGAATCTACCATTACCACATACGGCCCCGCCGCACTCTCGGCAGAGCAGAAAcgtaaagaagaagctgtaaAAGCTACACAAGTACCAGGcgcgaggaaggagattggGTTTGCGAAAGGGAGATACTCGGATGATGGACGTAGGAGGGACCACCATCATGAtagagaagggaaggaggcAGACAGACACAGGGAtagggaaagggagaggtaCAGAGAAAGGGGAGAGAGACACAAggagcgaagaagggataGACGATGA
- a CDS encoding 1,3-beta-glucan synthase, putative has translation MSYPNPPPPPKGSASFSSSSSDPFNQTNQLPYDSNAQFPPQHAFAHPSAPNPGAGGAGVAPPGQGGQYAPYYDNEPEMGGKVEGGGMGRETWASESGWSQNEPNYPPSDYHGGPGYLPSRASTPTFEGSNAGHRPREPYPAWTVDANIPLSKEEIEDVLIDLANKFGFQKDSSRNVYDFLMIQLDSRASRMSPNQALLTLHADYIGGEHANYRKWYFAAQLDLDDAIGAVQNPGLSRVRSVARRGGKNKNPLATAQEKSLESATSRWRTAMNNMSQYDRLRQVALYLLCWGEAAQVRFMPECLCFIFKCADDYYRSPECQNRQEAVPEGLYLRAVIKPLYRFLRDQGYEVVDGKFLRRERDHDKIIGYDDVNQLFWYPEGISRITLNDNTRLVDIPPAQRFMKFDRIDWNKVFFKTYLEKRSFFHLLVNFNRIWVLHISVFWFFTAYNAPSIYAPSGSTTATTPMAWSMTGLGGFVATLIMIAATLAEFSYIPTTWNNTSHLTRRLIFLLIILAITGGPSIYIAFFNQTGHVALILGIVQFFCSVVATIAFATLPSGRMFGDRVAGKSRKYLANQTFTASYPALGFYPRVASFLLWFLIFGCKFTESYFFLTLSFRDPMKVMNGMKVQNCHDKYLGSGLCTNQPAFALAVMFVMDLTLFFLDTFLWYVIWNTVFSIARSFAIGMSIWTPWKDIFARLPKRIYAKILATDDMEVKYKPKVLVSQVWNAVIISMYREHLLSIEHVQKLLYHQIQSDQPGKRTLRAPAFFISQSEKGSKAEFFPKGSEAERRICFFAQSLTTSVPAPIPVDAMPTFTVLVPHYSEKILLSLREIIREEDQNTRVTLLEYLKQLHPVEWDNFVRDTKILAEESDAFNGGNPFASDEKEEAKKADDIPFYTIGFKSAAPEYTLRTRIWASLRAQTLYRTVSGFMNYSKAIKLLYRVENPEVVQLFGGNTDQLERELERMARRKFKFVVSMQRYSKFNKEEHENAEFLLRAYPDLQIAYLDEEPPRKDGGESRIFSALIDGHSEIMPNGRRRPKFRIELPGNPILGDGKSDNQNHAIVFYRGEYLQLIDANQDNYLEECLKIRNVLGEFEEFKVSTQSPYAAQGHADFAKFPVAILGAREYIFSENIGILGDIAAGKEQTFGTLAARSLSYIGGKLHYGHPDFLNGIYMNTRGGVSKAQKGLHLNEDIFAGMLAFGRGGRIKHSEYYQCGKGRDLGFGTILNFQTKIGTGMGEQMLSREYYYLGTQLPIDRFLTFYYGHPGFHINNILVMMSVQVFMLALVFLGTLNKQLTVCKYSSAGDILPGQSGCYNLVPVFRWIKRCIISIFIVFWIAFVPLFVQELTERGTGRAILRLCKHFLSLSPVFEVFSTQIYMHSILNDLTFGGARYIATGRGFATTRISFSILYSRFAGPSIYLGMRTLVLLLFITLTVWVPHLIYFWITVVGLCIAPFLFNPHQFAIADFIIDYREFLRWMSRGNSRTHANSWVGYCRLSRTRVTGFKRKRLGLPSEKLSSDVPRAPWKAILIGEIIGPICLAILFVICYLFVKSFAVDGQVQPGLVRIAIIALGPIVWNMALLITLFLVSVFLGPCLNSYTHQFGATMAALAHFGAVAGMIVFFELLWFLELWNTSHAVLGIIAVISVQRCIFKFLIAVFLSREFKHDETNRAWWTGVWFNRGLGSHALSQPAREFVVKTIEMGLYSADFIVCHLLLALLTIPMFIPYFDRVHATMLFWLAPNQQIRPPIYSFRQRSQRRKIVFKYGLLYLIIQAIFIALIVVPIIFKDVAGLTPKSVPFNGVI, from the exons ATGTCATATCCCaatcctccacctccgccCAAAGGGTCtgcttccttttcttcatcctcttccgatCCTTTCAACCAAACCAACCAACTTCCCTACGACTCCAATGCACAATTCCCCCCTCAACATGCTTTCGCCCATCCAAGTGCGCCAAATCCTGGTGCGGGTGGTGCTGGCGTAGCTCCTCCCGGACAGGGAGGACAGTATGCTCCGTATTATGACAATGAGCCCGAGATGGGTGGAAAGGTGGAGGGTGGCGGTATGGGCAGAGAGACTTGGGCGAGTGAGAGTGGATGGAGTCAAAATG AACCCAACTATCCTCCCTCAGATTATCACGGAGGTCCTGGTTACTTGCCATCTCGAGCGTCGACTCCTACCTTTGAAGGCAGCAACGCGGGTCACCGACCTCGTGAACCTTATCCCGCTTGGACTGTCGATGCTAACATCCCATTGTccaaggaagagattgaggacGTTTTGATTGACCTTGCCAACAAGTTTGGTTTCCAAAAGGACTCTTCTCGAAATGTCTATGACTTCCTTATGATCCAACTTGACTCTCGTGCTTCTCGAATGTCCCCTAACCAAGCTCTTCTTACTCTCCACGCCGATTACATTGGTGGTGAACACGCCAACTACCGCAAATGGTACTTTGCAGCTCAACTCGACTTGGACGACGCCATCGGTGCTGTTCAGAACCCTGGTCTTAGCCGAGTGCGTTCAGTTGCCCGACGTGGCggcaagaacaagaacCCTCTTGCTACCGCCCAAGAAAAGTCTCTTGAATCTGCCACCTCCCGTTGGCGAACGGCTATGAACAATATGTCTCAGTACGATCGCCTTCGTCAAGTCGCCCTTTACTTGCTTTGTTGGGGTGAAGCCGCTCAGGTCAGGTTCATGCCCGAATGTCTCtgtttcatcttcaagtgCGCGGATGATTACTATCGATCTCCCGAGTGCCAAAACAGACAAGAAGCCGTTCCTGAGGGTCTGTACTTGAGGGCTGTTATCAAGCCTCTTTACAGATTCTTGAGAGATCAGGGGTACGAGGTCGTGGATGGCAAGTtcttgagaagagagagggatcATGATAAGATTATCGGCTATGACGATGTGAATCAGTTGTTCTGGTACCCTGAAGGAATCAGTCGAATCACTTTGAACGACAAC ACCCGCCTTGTCGATATCCCACCCGCTCAGCGATTCATGAAGTTTGACAGAATCGATTGGAACAAGGTTTTCTTCAAGACATACCTTGAGAAACgatctttcttccatcttttgGTCAACTTTAACCGTATCTGGGTTCTCCACATTTCCGTCTTTTGGTTCTTCACCGCCTACAACGCCCCTTCTATCTATGCTCCATCCGGATCAACGACAGCAACAACACCAATGGCTTGGTCTATGACGGGTTTGGGTGGTTTCGTTGCCACTCTCATTATGATTGCCGCCACTCTTGCCGAGTTTAGCTACATCCCTACCACTTGGAATAACACTTCTCACCTTACTCGTCGACTTATCTTCCTGTTAATTATTCTCGCTATAACCGGTGGGCCATCAATCTATATTGCGTTCTTCAACCAGACAGGTCACGTCGCGTTGATTCTGGGTATCGTCCAATTCTTCTGTTCCGTCGTCGCTACCATCGCCTTCGCCACCCTGCCATCTGGTCGGATGTTTGGTGACCGAGTGGCTGGCAAGAGCAGGAAGTACCTCGCGAACCAAACTTTCACCGCGTCTTATCCCGCTCTCGGTTTCTACCCTCGCGTGgcatctttcctcctttggTTCCTCATTTTCGGCTGCAAGTTTACCGAGTcctacttcttcttgactttgTCCTTCCGTGACCCAATGAAGGTCATGAACGGTATGAAGGTTCAGAACTGTCACGATAAGTACCTCGGCAGTGGTCTGTGTACGAATCAGCCTGCGTTCGCCCTCGCTGTCATGTTTGTCATGGACTTGACtctgttcttcttggatACCTTTTTGTGGTATGTCATTTGGAACACTGTCTTCTCTATCGCCAGAAGCTTTGCAATCGGTATGAGTATCTGGACCCCTTGGAAGGATATTTTCGCCAGGCTGCCCAAGAGAATCTATGCCAAGATCCTTGCTACGGATGATATGGAAGTAAAGTACAAGCCAAAG GTCTTGGTCTCTCAAGTCTGGAACGCCGTTATCATTTCCATGTACCGAGAGCACCTTCTCTCGATCGAGCACGTCCAAAAACTTCTTTACCATCAAATCCAATCTGACCAACCCGGCAAGCGTACTCTTCGAGCGCCcgctttcttcatctctcagAGCGAGAAAGGTTCCAAGGCCGAGTTCTTCCCCAAGGGCAGTGAAGCCGAGCGACGAATCTGTTTCTTTGCTCAGTCCCTTACCACCTCCGTCCCTGCTCCTATTCCTGTTGATGCTATGCCTACTTTCACTGTGCTTGTTCCTCATTACTCTGAGAAGATCTTGCTCTCTCTTAGGGAGATTATCAGGGAAGAGGACCAGAACACCCGTGTTACTTTACTGGAGTACTTGAAGCAGCTCCACCCTGTCGAATGGGACAACTTCGTACGCGACACGAAGATTCTCGCTGAAGAGTCCGACGCTTTCAATGGTGGCAACCCCTTCGCATcagatgagaaggaggaggccaAGAAGGCCGATGACATTCCGTTCTACACTATCGGTTTCAAGTCTGCCGCTCCTGAATACACTCTTCGTACTCGAATTTGGGCTTCGCTTCGTGCTCAGACCTTGTACCGAACTGTGTCTGGTTTCATGAACTACAGCAAGGCCATCAAGCTGCTTTACCGAGTCGAAAACCCCGAGGTTGTCCAGCTTTTCGGTGGCAACACTGACCAGCTCGAGAGGGAGCTTGAAAGGATGGCTCGACGAAAATTCAAGTTTGTCGTTTCCATGCAGCGATACTCGAAGTTCAACAAGGAGGAGCACGAAAACGCGGAATTTTTATTACGTGCCTACCCCGACTTGCAGATTGCCTACCTCGATGAAGAGCCTCCTCGCAAAGACGGTGGCGAGTCTCGTATCTTCTCTGCTTTGATTGATGGTCACTCTGAAATAATGCCTAACGGCCGACGACGCCCCAAATTCCGTATTGAGCTTCCTGGTAACCCCATCCTTGGTGACGGTAAATCTGATAACCAGAACCACGCCATTGTTTTCTACCGAGGCGAGTACCTCCAGCTTATCGATGCGAACCAGGACAACTATCTCGAAGAGTGTTTGAAGATTCGAAACGTCCTTGGCGAGTTTGAGGAATTCAAGGTATCTACCCAGAGCCCTTATGCTGCCCAGGGTCACGCCGACTTTGCCAAGTTCCCCGTTGCCATTTTGGGTGCTCGAGAATACATTTTTTCTGAAAACATTGGTATCCTTGGTGACATTGCTGCTGGTAAAGAACAGACTTTCGGTACTCTTGCTGCTAGATCTCTATCCTACATTGGCGGTAAGCTGCACTACGGTCAC CCCGATTTCCTCAACGGTATCTACATGAATACTCGTGGTGGTGTGTCCAAGGCTCAGAAGGGTTTGCATCTTAACGAAGATATCTTCGCTGGTATGCTTGCTTTCGGTCGAGGTGGTCGTATCAAGCATTCCGAATACTACCAGTGTGGTAAGGGTCGAGATCTTGGTTTTGGTACCATTCTCAATTTCCAGACCAAGATTGGTACTGGTATGGGCGAGCAAATGCTTTCACGAGAATATTACTACTTGGGCACCCAGCTTCCGATCGATAGGTTCCTGACTTTCTACTATGGTCACCCTGGTTTCCACATCAACAACATT TTGGTTATGATGTCTGTCCAAGTCTTCATGCTTgctctcgtcttcctcggTACTCTTAACAAGCAACTTACGGTCTGCAAATACTCTTCTGCTGGTGACATCCTTCCTGGTCAGAGTGGTTGTTACAACCTTGTACCCGTGTTCAGGTGGATCAAGAGGTgtatcatctccatcttcatcgtgTTCTGGATTGCCTTCGTTCCTCTTTTCGTACAGG AACTTACCGAGCGTGGTACTGGCCGAGCTATTCTTCGACTGTGCAAGCACTTCTTGTCGCTTTCGCCAGTCTTCGAAGTGTTCTCCACCCAGATTTACATGCACTCGATCCTCAACGACTTGACTTTCGGTGGTGCTAGGTATATCGCTACTGGTCGTGGTTTTGCTACCACTCGAATCTCTTTCAGCATTCTTTA CTCCCGATTCGCTGGACCTTCGATCTACCTTGGTATGCGTaccctcgtcctccttctcttcatcactctcaCAGTCTGGGTTCCTCATCTTATCTACTTCTGGATTACGGTCGTCGGTCTCTGTAttgctcctttcctcttcaaccccCACCAATTCGCCATTGCCGACTTCATCATCGATTACCGAGAGTTCCTTCGTTGGATGTCTCGAGGTAACTCGCGAACACATGCCAACTCTTGGGTCGGTTACTGTCGATTGTCCCGAACTAGGGTCACTGGTTTCAAGCGCAAGAGGTTGGGTCTCCCTAGTGAGAAGTTGTCGAGTGATGTGCCTAGGGCTCCCTGGAAGGCTATTCTGATCGGAGAGATCATCGGCCCCATCTGTTTGGCTATCCTCTTTGTGATCTGTTATCTCTTCGTCAAGAGTTTCGCTGTGGACGGTCAAGTTCAGCCTGGTTTGGTCAGGATTGCGATCATCGCCCTTGGTCCTATTGTTTGGAACATGGCTCTTTTGATTACTCTGTTTTTGGTTTCTGTCTTCCTCGGCCCTTGT TTGAACTCGTACACTCATCAGTTTGGAGCCACAATGGCTGCCCTCGCTCATTTCGGTGCTGTCGCTGGTATGATTGTCTTCTTCGAGCTGCTTTGGTTCCTTGAGCTTTGGAACACTTCCCATGCCGTCCTTGGTATCATCGCTGTTATCAGTGTGCAGAGGTGTATCTTCAAGTTCCTCATTGCTGTTTTCTTGTCGCGAGAGTTCAAGCACGACGAAACCAACAGGGCTTGGTGGACT GGTGTTTGGTTCAACCGTGGTTTGGGTTCTCACGCACTTTCTCAGCCCGCCCGAGAGTTCGTTGTCAAGACAATCGAAATGGGCTTGTACTCTGCCGACTTTATTGTTTGCCATT TgctcctcgccctccttaCCATTCCCATGTTCATCCCTTACTTTGACCGAGTTCACGCTACTATGCTTTTCTGGCTGGCGCCCAATCAGCAAATCAGGCCTCCTATTTACAGCTTCAGACAGAGGAGTCAACGACGAAAGATTGTTTTCAAGT ACGGTCTTCTGTACTTGATTATCCAAGCTATATTTATCGCTCTCATTGTCGttcccatcatcttcaaggacGTCGCCGGCCTTACACCAAAGAGTGTGCCTTTCAACGGTGTCATCTAA